In Methanobacterium spitsbergense, a single genomic region encodes these proteins:
- a CDS encoding YhbD family protein — protein sequence MIFVMESDLISKKELLELTKISYGQLYRWKRKNLIPEDWFIRKSTFTGQETFFPKEKILDRIDKIKNMKGNISLDELANMLSPNFMEISMSKNQLIQQNIVSKNTIDFYTGEKGEKEGYAFEKILYLNVLDNMFQSGKINFEEGKIILNLLEEDYPKYNGKNCELLFIRKLGISSCCLISNTCEIYFENGIKIIERLSLSDLLEELKIKMV from the coding sequence ATGATTTTTGTTATGGAATCCGATTTAATATCAAAGAAAGAATTGTTAGAATTGACCAAAATATCCTATGGTCAATTATATCGGTGGAAGAGGAAAAATCTGATACCTGAAGATTGGTTCATTAGGAAATCCACATTCACAGGACAGGAAACCTTTTTTCCAAAGGAAAAAATACTTGATAGAATTGATAAAATCAAGAATATGAAGGGAAACATTTCACTGGATGAACTTGCCAACATGCTTTCTCCAAACTTCATGGAGATCTCAATGTCAAAGAACCAGTTGATTCAACAGAACATTGTTTCAAAGAATACAATTGATTTCTACACTGGTGAAAAAGGAGAAAAAGAAGGCTATGCCTTTGAAAAAATACTCTACCTCAATGTTTTAGATAACATGTTTCAATCGGGGAAAATCAATTTTGAAGAAGGAAAAATAATATTAAATCTGTTAGAAGAAGATTATCCTAAATACAATGGAAAAAATTGTGAATTACTTTTCATTCGTAAATTGGGAATTTCAAGTTGTTGTCTTATTTCAAATACTTGTGAAATTTACTTTGAAAATGGCATAAAAATAATTGAAAGGTTAAGTCTTTCCGATTTATTAGAGGAATTAAAAATCAAAATGGTTTAA
- a CDS encoding ABC transporter ATP-binding protein, translated as MVKLWKTYDLGGIQVNALRGLNITVEKGEFVSIMGPSGSGKSTLMNMIGCLDTPTQGKLIIDGKKTSSMSESELTKLRAEKIGFIFQTFNLLPALSVRDNVEFPTRNLSGDKKLSKSSRKKRVEECLENVGLGHRMDYLPAKLSGGERQRVAIARALVNKPKFILADEPTGNLDSEATENIMNLLHDVNREGTTVIMVTHDAETTDKTRILKIRDGVIEQSKINEKVLTVPTANLI; from the coding sequence ATGGTAAAACTTTGGAAAACCTATGATTTAGGCGGTATACAGGTTAATGCTCTAAGAGGTTTGAATATAACGGTAGAAAAGGGTGAATTTGTATCTATAATGGGTCCTTCAGGATCTGGTAAATCAACACTCATGAATATGATAGGATGTCTTGATACACCAACACAAGGAAAACTCATAATAGATGGAAAGAAAACATCATCCATGTCAGAATCTGAACTCACCAAGTTAAGAGCGGAGAAAATTGGTTTTATCTTCCAAACATTTAATCTGCTCCCTGCATTGAGTGTACGTGATAATGTAGAGTTTCCAACAAGAAACTTGAGTGGTGATAAAAAGCTTAGTAAATCTTCAAGGAAAAAAAGAGTAGAGGAATGTCTGGAAAATGTAGGTTTAGGCCATAGAATGGATTACTTACCTGCAAAACTTTCTGGAGGAGAAAGACAGAGAGTTGCAATTGCACGTGCACTGGTAAACAAACCAAAATTTATATTAGCAGACGAACCAACAGGAAACCTTGATTCAGAAGCAACAGAAAATATAATGAACCTATTACACGATGTAAACAGGGAAGGAACCACAGTTATCATGGTAACACACGATGCAGAAACAACAGACAAAACAAGGATCCTTAAAATAAGAGACGGTGTAATAGAACAGAGTAAAATAAATGAAAAGGTTTTGACTGTTCCAACAGCGAATCTAATTTAA
- a CDS encoding MFS transporter, giving the protein MGLGLILPVLSALLSNNTPSNEQGEMFGVNSSLLGLMAALGPLFAGLVYDLIVPNATFWIGAILLLLSLVIIARLKITNTQSADNKSSNT; this is encoded by the coding sequence ATCGGACTCGGATTAATATTGCCAGTATTAAGTGCATTATTATCAAACAATACACCATCCAACGAACAAGGAGAAATGTTTGGAGTGAATTCATCATTACTTGGTTTAATGGCTGCACTAGGTCCTTTATTTGCAGGATTGGTTTATGACCTAATAGTACCTAATGCTACATTTTGGATCGGTGCAATACTGCTATTATTATCATTAGTGATTATTGCACGATTAAAAATCACTAACACACAATCCGCAGACAATAAATCTAGTAATACCTAA
- a CDS encoding zinc dependent phospholipase C family protein, producing the protein MKLKQFMNLILVISILSLILMPVSDAWTWKTHSDIVDVVYYGLPVDVQQKLDLNAMHDGSNDPDEKFHDFTYHSYPKSYDKAKMWLDQGKASYDKGDYSNASYDYGVASHYISDTFSAPHAVSGENYADHSKYENHAKKLNPIATSVNGDLNTIMQDGKNQGAVSWNSWLQTHDDSIIQNDLNKGASASLSAIKDSINSTSSNTPKESFIDYIIRMLKNLF; encoded by the coding sequence ATGAAACTAAAACAATTTATGAATCTTATTTTGGTTATAAGTATATTATCATTAATTTTAATGCCTGTTAGTGATGCATGGACATGGAAAACACATTCAGATATTGTTGATGTGGTTTATTATGGTTTACCAGTTGATGTTCAGCAGAAATTGGATTTGAATGCAATGCATGATGGTTCTAATGATCCTGATGAAAAGTTTCATGACTTCACCTACCACAGTTATCCTAAAAGTTATGACAAAGCAAAAATGTGGCTTGACCAGGGTAAAGCTTCCTATGATAAGGGAGATTATAGTAATGCAAGTTATGATTATGGCGTTGCAAGTCATTACATATCAGATACTTTCTCAGCACCCCATGCAGTAAGCGGAGAAAACTATGCAGACCATAGCAAGTATGAGAACCATGCCAAAAAACTTAACCCTATTGCAACCTCTGTTAATGGGGATTTGAATACTATAATGCAAGATGGTAAAAATCAAGGAGCAGTTAGCTGGAATAGCTGGCTTCAAACCCATGATGATTCAATAATACAGAATGATTTAAATAAAGGTGCATCAGCATCATTATCTGCTATAAAAGATAGTATAAACAGCACTAGCAGCAATACTCCTAAGGAGTCTTTTATTGATTATATTATTAGAATGTTAAAAAACTTGTTTTAA
- a CDS encoding aldo/keto reductase, protein MLYRKVEKNGDELSVLGYGAMRLPSKNGRTDEERSIKQIRYAIDHGVNYIDTAIAYMNEPLVGRALQDGYREKVKIATKLPPWNVKNKEDIENVFKVQLENFNIEYIDYYMLHGLHATNWKKMIELDVLTFLDRIKKAGKIKNAGFSFHGDKDTFKEIVDSYDWDFCMIQYNYLDEENQAGTEGLKYAAQKGLGIIVMEPFRGGNLTRAIPPEVQEIWDKSEVKRTPAEWALRWVLNHPEVTCVLSGMNEEEHIEENLKIADEAVPNSLSKEELDIIGQVRDKYRELMKIGCTGCRYCMPCPSGVDIAKCFEMYDSSKIFPSNKIETQIMYALSLGVIHGKPAYASNCTKCGKCERHCPQELPIMDLLDDVSGDMEGVITKIFPPIFKTYLRFDKYRTDRRARNM, encoded by the coding sequence ATGCTATACCGGAAAGTAGAAAAAAATGGGGATGAACTATCGGTTTTAGGGTATGGTGCAATGAGATTGCCATCTAAAAACGGAAGAACAGACGAAGAAAGATCCATTAAACAGATACGATACGCTATAGACCATGGTGTAAATTACATAGACACAGCAATAGCCTACATGAACGAACCACTGGTTGGAAGAGCACTTCAAGATGGCTACAGAGAGAAGGTTAAAATTGCAACCAAACTTCCACCTTGGAATGTGAAAAATAAGGAAGATATTGAAAATGTTTTCAAAGTCCAGCTTGAAAATTTCAACATAGAATACATAGATTACTATATGCTACACGGCCTCCACGCAACAAACTGGAAAAAGATGATTGAACTGGATGTATTAACATTCTTAGATAGAATAAAAAAAGCTGGAAAAATCAAAAATGCAGGTTTTTCATTCCACGGAGATAAAGACACTTTCAAAGAGATTGTAGATTCATACGACTGGGATTTTTGTATGATACAATACAATTATCTTGACGAAGAAAACCAGGCAGGAACAGAAGGTTTAAAATATGCTGCACAAAAAGGATTGGGAATAATAGTTATGGAACCTTTTAGAGGAGGTAACCTCACACGTGCAATACCTCCCGAAGTTCAAGAAATATGGGACAAATCAGAAGTAAAGAGAACACCTGCGGAATGGGCCTTAAGATGGGTTTTAAACCATCCTGAAGTAACATGTGTTCTTTCAGGAATGAATGAAGAGGAACACATCGAAGAAAATCTCAAAATTGCGGATGAAGCAGTGCCAAATTCACTTTCAAAAGAGGAATTAGACATAATAGGGCAGGTCAGGGATAAATATAGGGAACTTATGAAAATAGGATGTACTGGATGCCGCTACTGCATGCCATGTCCATCTGGAGTTGATATAGCCAAATGTTTCGAGATGTACGATTCCTCAAAAATATTTCCTAGTAATAAAATAGAAACACAGATTATGTATGCACTGAGTTTAGGAGTAATCCATGGTAAACCCGCTTACGCCTCTAATTGTACCAAGTGTGGGAAGTGTGAAAGACATTGTCCTCAAGAATTACCAATCATGGACCTTTTAGACGATGTATCAGGTGATATGGAAGGTGTTATAACCAAAATATTCCCACCAATATTCAAGACATACCTACGTTTTGATAAATACCGGACTGACAGAAGAGCAAGGAAC
- a CDS encoding TetR/AcrR family transcriptional regulator, which translates to MNDKKQGILDVSLKLFVERGFHGTSTAEIAKTAGVATGTLFHYFKTKEELINTLYLNIKGCMLNDVKGNYNDKESFKENVKKLWLKFINFGINNPYKFQFILIFHSSPYITSLTKEQAETRFVEVMEIYKKGIEKNEIKMVYNEMVMDYFWGNIFGTVSHFTKYPENLNEKNINLAFELFWDGISK; encoded by the coding sequence ATGAACGATAAAAAGCAGGGCATATTAGATGTATCACTTAAGTTGTTTGTTGAACGCGGGTTCCATGGAACATCAACAGCAGAAATTGCAAAAACAGCTGGAGTGGCCACAGGAACATTATTCCATTACTTCAAAACCAAAGAAGAATTGATAAACACCCTATACCTAAACATCAAGGGTTGTATGTTGAACGATGTTAAGGGAAACTACAACGATAAAGAATCATTTAAAGAAAATGTAAAAAAATTATGGCTAAAATTCATCAACTTCGGCATCAATAACCCTTATAAATTCCAATTTATCCTAATTTTCCACAGTTCACCATATATTACTTCACTTACCAAAGAACAAGCTGAAACCAGATTTGTGGAAGTAATGGAAATCTACAAGAAGGGCATTGAAAAGAATGAAATCAAAATGGTGTACAATGAAATGGTAATGGATTATTTCTGGGGCAATATCTTTGGAACTGTAAGCCATTTCACCAAGTATCCAGAAAACTTGAATGAAAAAAATATCAATTTAGCATTTGAACTTTTCTGGGATGGAATATCAAAATAA